In a genomic window of Methanosarcina horonobensis HB-1 = JCM 15518:
- a CDS encoding GNAT family N-acetyltransferase encodes MIIQRYDDSRQEEVRDVILEVLLEHGFEYDRLKDADLKDINGYYFTKGGTFFVGLADGRVVGTAGVRKLDENLCEIRRIYLKKGFRGKGNGEKLFLAALDFAGKNCAGAVLKTDSTLKKAISMYLKHGFSFVKEKEGYLYYEKWF; translated from the coding sequence ATGATAATCCAGAGATATGATGATTCCAGGCAGGAAGAAGTCCGGGACGTCATCCTGGAAGTTCTCCTGGAACATGGCTTTGAGTATGACAGACTTAAAGATGCTGACCTGAAGGACATTAACGGCTACTATTTTACAAAAGGAGGCACCTTTTTTGTAGGACTTGCCGACGGCAGGGTTGTGGGCACTGCCGGAGTCCGGAAACTTGATGAAAACCTTTGCGAAATCAGACGGATTTATCTCAAAAAGGGTTTCAGAGGCAAAGGAAATGGAGAAAAGCTTTTTCTGGCTGCTCTGGATTTTGCCGGAAAAAATTGTGCGGGTGCTGTGCTTAAAACCGATTCAACCCTTAAAAAAGCAATAAGCATGTATCTCAAGCACGGCTTTTCTTTCGTAAAAGAAAAAGAAGGGTATCTGTACTATGAAAAATGGTTTTAA
- a CDS encoding nucleotidyltransferase domain-containing protein yields the protein MLKTRLRDFLLTNDDWLFAVSDYFRSDGIRATLRYVPDETGERELNGKRYKKYDFGPAFEFMKKNRPDWVQDVHVVPESEVKKVLRPSDVIPELVNSDSRVRAIVKVLDLAEIPRTSMGVTGSMLAGLQNESSDIDFVVYGPMWFRARDAVSIAKHQKGPIEELDEDMWQKIYRKRIPEISFDEFMLHEARKGNRGMVEGTYFDLLFVREWDQIKEPLLRGKDTVKMKIEAEVKNADFAFDSPAYYKVEHDEIDHVLSYTHTYAGQALPGEIIEARGVVEEVGNIKRLVVGTSREPKGEWIRSLTWLEKCGYI from the coding sequence ATGCTTAAAACACGCCTCAGAGATTTTCTTCTTACGAACGATGACTGGCTTTTTGCGGTTTCTGACTACTTCCGTAGCGATGGAATAAGAGCCACACTCCGCTATGTTCCGGATGAAACCGGGGAGAGGGAATTAAACGGAAAAAGGTACAAAAAATACGATTTTGGTCCGGCTTTTGAGTTCATGAAAAAAAACAGACCTGACTGGGTTCAGGATGTCCACGTTGTCCCGGAGTCCGAAGTAAAAAAGGTGCTTCGTCCTTCTGACGTGATCCCCGAACTTGTGAACTCCGACAGCCGTGTAAGGGCAATCGTAAAGGTTCTTGATCTGGCAGAAATCCCCAGGACAAGTATGGGAGTAACGGGCTCGATGCTTGCAGGCCTGCAGAACGAGAGTTCAGATATTGATTTTGTTGTCTACGGTCCCATGTGGTTCAGGGCAAGAGATGCCGTATCCATTGCAAAACATCAGAAGGGGCCCATAGAAGAGCTTGACGAAGATATGTGGCAGAAAATCTACAGAAAAAGAATTCCTGAGATTTCTTTTGACGAATTCATGCTACATGAGGCCAGGAAAGGCAACCGCGGCATGGTAGAAGGCACGTATTTCGATCTCCTCTTCGTGCGGGAATGGGACCAGATTAAAGAGCCTCTATTGCGGGGAAAAGATACCGTCAAAATGAAAATAGAAGCCGAGGTCAAAAATGCTGACTTTGCCTTTGACAGCCCTGCTTACTACAAAGTGGAACATGATGAAATTGACCATGTGCTCTCCTACACGCACACCTATGCAGGTCAGGCCCTGCCCGGTGAAATTATAGAAGCCCGCGGTGTAGTAGAAGAAGTCGGGAACATTAAACGACTTGTCGTGGGCACTTCGAGGGAGCCGAAAGGGGAATGGATAAGGTCTCTCACATGGCTTGAGAAATGCGGGTATATTTGA
- a CDS encoding M20 metallopeptidase family protein → MRNDPISEDLEAWIIRLRREFHQYPELSFEEYETQKRILKTLEELGIEARKIADTGVLASIRGTMPGPCIALRTDTDGLQVQEELTERNRDYISRNNGVMHACGHDGHMAMLFGASRLFLENRDFPGEVRLIFQPAEEIPPGGSERVIAEGGLEGVDAVMGMHIFTNHESGSVGFRPGPFMASTNRFEVIFEGKGGHISKPESCIDPVRMATDFISSLYPALEKQLEPDKYVLGIGRIQGGAQFNRTPDSVGILGSYRTFDSETTDVIDLTIKECLERIKEKYVKPGEEFAGLPDYELDILHGYPVLVNDPAFTDAVNLKLQESFPELTIYPEIEKTFAAEDFASYLQVVPGIFISLGTRNQEKGIVEINHSCTFDIDEDILLTGTEIFYTISLDFLKHPEKYLNFQKYNGPQKYPEKA, encoded by the coding sequence TTGAGAAATGATCCAATTTCAGAAGATCTTGAAGCCTGGATTATACGACTGAGGCGAGAATTCCACCAGTACCCCGAACTAAGCTTCGAAGAATACGAGACTCAGAAGCGAATTCTGAAAACTCTTGAAGAACTGGGAATAGAAGCCAGGAAAATTGCTGACACTGGTGTGCTTGCAAGTATCCGGGGAACAATGCCTGGTCCCTGCATTGCCCTGAGAACGGATACTGACGGGCTGCAGGTTCAGGAAGAACTTACGGAAAGAAACCGGGACTATATTTCCAGAAATAATGGAGTAATGCACGCCTGCGGGCACGATGGGCATATGGCAATGCTCTTTGGGGCTTCAAGGCTCTTTTTAGAAAACAGAGACTTTCCCGGAGAAGTCCGTCTGATCTTCCAGCCCGCAGAAGAGATCCCTCCTGGCGGTTCGGAGAGAGTTATTGCCGAAGGCGGGCTCGAAGGCGTGGATGCGGTTATGGGCATGCACATCTTTACCAACCACGAATCCGGAAGCGTGGGTTTTCGCCCCGGACCTTTTATGGCAAGTACAAACCGTTTTGAAGTAATCTTTGAAGGAAAAGGCGGGCATATCTCAAAGCCTGAAAGCTGCATTGACCCTGTAAGGATGGCAACAGACTTTATAAGCAGCCTCTATCCTGCCCTGGAAAAGCAGCTCGAACCTGATAAGTATGTCCTTGGAATTGGAAGAATTCAGGGAGGAGCCCAGTTTAACAGGACCCCGGACAGTGTAGGAATCCTCGGGAGTTATCGGACCTTTGACAGTGAGACTACGGATGTTATCGACCTGACGATAAAAGAGTGCCTTGAGAGGATAAAGGAAAAGTACGTAAAACCCGGGGAGGAGTTTGCAGGGCTGCCTGACTATGAACTTGACATCCTGCACGGTTATCCTGTTCTTGTAAATGACCCTGCTTTTACAGATGCGGTTAACCTGAAACTTCAGGAAAGCTTTCCTGAGCTTACAATCTATCCCGAAATAGAAAAGACCTTTGCTGCCGAAGATTTTGCAAGTTATCTGCAGGTAGTGCCAGGCATCTTCATTTCACTCGGCACCCGAAATCAGGAAAAAGGAATTGTGGAGATCAACCACTCGTGCACTTTTGATATTGATGAAGACATCCTGCTCACAGGCACTGAAATATTCTATACAATTTCTCTGGATTTCCTGAAGCACCCTGAAAAATACCTGAACTTTCAGAAGTATAACGGTCCCCAGAAATACCCAGAAAAAGCCTGA
- the wrbA gene encoding NAD(P)H:quinone oxidoreductase type IV: MVKVNVIFHSVHAHIYKMAEAVAAGAREVEGAEVGIYQVPETLSQEILEKMGAIETKKLFAHIPVLTRDMYGEVLAGADALIFGTPTRYGNMTAQMRAVLDGLGRLWNEDAFVGKAGSVFTSSGTQHGGQESTILTFHVTLLHLGMIIVGLPYAEKRQTRMDEITGGSPYGASTIAGGDGSRQPSENELEMARYQGRHVTQIAKKLAGK, translated from the coding sequence ATGGTTAAGGTAAATGTGATATTTCACAGTGTCCACGCGCACATTTATAAGATGGCGGAAGCTGTCGCTGCAGGAGCAAGGGAAGTTGAAGGCGCAGAGGTTGGGATCTACCAGGTGCCTGAGACTCTATCGCAGGAAATTCTGGAGAAAATGGGAGCAATAGAAACTAAAAAGCTTTTTGCTCATATACCAGTCCTGACCCGGGACATGTATGGAGAGGTTCTGGCTGGAGCTGATGCACTAATATTCGGGACTCCTACACGCTACGGAAACATGACTGCTCAGATGCGTGCAGTCCTTGACGGGCTTGGAAGGCTGTGGAACGAGGATGCTTTTGTAGGAAAGGCAGGAAGCGTTTTTACTTCCAGCGGAACACAGCACGGAGGGCAGGAATCCACAATCCTCACATTTCATGTTACCCTGCTTCATCTCGGCATGATCATTGTCGGGCTTCCTTATGCAGAAAAGCGGCAGACAAGAATGGATGAAATTACAGGTGGTAGCCCGTATGGGGCTTCAACGATTGCCGGAGGAGACGGAAGCCGCCAGCCGTCAGAAAATGAACTTGAGATGGCACGTTACCAGGGAAGGCACGTAACTCAAATAGCAAAAAAACTTGCCGGAAAATAA
- a CDS encoding glycoside hydrolase family 15 protein, which translates to MSGIRPLIFGNGKILICEDERGTIRDIYFPYVGLENHGNSIRVGVCDLDSLYCSWLENWSIRQRYKSEFETEFCNRIFDISGSPKENSSGKKAEGAKGTGSKKVPEACREIISNIGETIFENPELGLKVTVWETVHPSTNIFYRTFEVRNTSNSSRRLRLFSNQNYRILETKIGETAVIDKHSLIHYKRDRYFLHASEPAFDQYAVGTAEWKGLEGTWRDMENDATLSGNPVAHGSVDSTLGWTLPELKPGETTRVHFWIVLGKNYCSVLKVHKRVKEAGKSDLFHHNFNFWNSFTERISVLPEYVWMPQLPERVVKSFYRSLLASVAHMDITGSVIASCDSDIKQFGADLYTYCWPRDAAWVCLALDRARYHHLSAETFEFFSKTITPRGNFLHKYTPAGDFGSTWHPVPMIQIDETGLPLYALYNNWEIARSVWTTGRYYRNLVIPSANYLIKAIDRKTGLPISSFDLWEERKGVHTYSACTVYAGLRGACELARSLGDYGNADIWKEAADRVKEAIIERLYDNKLKRFRRSLEESTLDSSVFAVWYFGILPPDDPRVVRTMEAIERELLRPSGGIARYLHDSYYGYMNSWIICTLWLSQWHSAMGNLERALELIDWCTAHAHPSGLMPEQVDDRGRPLSVLPLAWSHSAFVLAVLEYLQALEKKEGGVCVLQEK; encoded by the coding sequence GTGTCCGGAATTAGGCCGCTGATTTTCGGAAACGGAAAAATCCTGATTTGTGAAGATGAGAGAGGGACTATAAGGGATATCTATTTCCCTTATGTTGGGCTTGAGAATCACGGGAACTCAATAAGGGTCGGTGTATGTGACCTGGATTCCCTCTACTGCAGCTGGCTTGAAAACTGGAGTATCCGGCAGCGGTACAAGTCTGAGTTTGAGACGGAGTTCTGTAACCGGATTTTTGATATCTCAGGAAGCCCAAAGGAAAACTCTTCAGGAAAAAAGGCAGAAGGCGCAAAAGGAACCGGTAGTAAGAAAGTACCTGAAGCTTGCAGAGAGATAATCTCAAACATCGGGGAAACAATTTTTGAAAATCCGGAACTCGGGCTCAAAGTCACTGTCTGGGAGACAGTTCATCCGTCTACGAACATTTTTTACAGGACATTTGAGGTCAGGAATACCTCTAATTCCTCAAGGCGGCTCCGTCTTTTTTCCAACCAGAATTACAGAATTCTTGAGACCAAGATCGGAGAAACAGCTGTAATTGATAAACACTCTCTTATTCATTACAAGCGCGACCGCTATTTCCTGCACGCCAGTGAACCTGCCTTTGACCAGTACGCTGTAGGGACTGCAGAATGGAAAGGGCTTGAAGGTACATGGAGAGACATGGAAAATGATGCAACCCTGAGTGGAAATCCGGTAGCTCACGGTTCGGTAGACTCAACACTTGGCTGGACTCTTCCGGAGTTAAAACCGGGAGAAACAACAAGGGTGCACTTCTGGATCGTTCTCGGGAAGAATTACTGCAGTGTCCTTAAAGTCCATAAAAGGGTAAAGGAAGCCGGAAAAAGTGACCTTTTCCACCATAATTTCAATTTCTGGAATTCCTTTACCGAGCGGATATCCGTTCTTCCTGAGTATGTATGGATGCCGCAGCTTCCGGAAAGGGTTGTGAAAAGCTTCTACAGGAGTCTTCTTGCATCAGTAGCCCATATGGATATTACGGGTTCGGTGATCGCATCCTGTGATTCGGATATCAAACAGTTCGGGGCGGACCTTTACACCTACTGCTGGCCAAGAGATGCTGCCTGGGTTTGCCTTGCCCTTGACAGGGCGCGGTATCACCATCTGAGTGCCGAGACTTTTGAGTTTTTCTCAAAAACCATTACTCCCAGGGGCAATTTCCTCCATAAATACACACCTGCCGGAGACTTCGGTAGCACCTGGCACCCTGTGCCTATGATTCAGATTGATGAGACAGGACTTCCCCTTTATGCCCTCTATAATAACTGGGAGATTGCAAGGAGTGTATGGACAACGGGCAGGTACTACAGAAACCTTGTAATCCCTTCAGCCAATTATCTCATAAAAGCAATTGACAGGAAAACCGGACTCCCAATCTCAAGTTTTGACCTCTGGGAAGAGCGAAAAGGCGTGCATACCTACAGTGCCTGCACGGTGTATGCAGGGCTGAGAGGTGCCTGCGAACTCGCACGCTCCCTTGGAGATTACGGCAACGCAGATATCTGGAAAGAGGCTGCAGATCGTGTAAAAGAGGCTATTATCGAGAGACTTTACGATAATAAACTCAAACGTTTCCGGCGTTCCCTCGAAGAGTCTACTCTTGACTCCTCGGTCTTTGCAGTCTGGTATTTCGGAATCCTTCCTCCTGATGACCCCAGGGTTGTCCGGACAATGGAAGCAATCGAGCGAGAACTTTTGCGTCCTTCAGGCGGGATTGCCAGGTATCTTCATGACAGCTATTATGGCTACATGAACAGCTGGATTATCTGTACTCTCTGGCTCTCTCAGTGGCATTCGGCAATGGGGAACCTGGAAAGGGCTCTTGAACTCATTGACTGGTGTACCGCTCACGCCCACCCTTCAGGCCTTATGCCCGAGCAGGTGGATGATAGAGGCAGACCCCTTTCTGTCCTCCCGCTAGCCTGGTCCCATTCAGCCTTCGTGCTCGCCGTACTTGAATATCTTCAGGCTCTTGAAAAAAAAGAGGGCGGGGTCTGTGTTTTACAGGAAAAATAA
- the cbiQ gene encoding cobalt ECF transporter T component CbiQ, with translation MTNILDDYALMSPLRHINNWLKLAIVFFGLLVGVSSTSPITPLFIALCMSFTTVALGRASLKLYLKLLLAPLGFALTGVIIIAFFSGSGQELLSFELASYPLSVRADGLELALLVLSRSLSGMCCLYFLALTTPMIELFAVLKASRLPESLIELSMLIYRYIFVFLDMALSIRYAQTVRLGYSNFRRSIHSLGMLASTLFVRSWEQGDKLFLAMNSRCYDGKMTLFEVHRPVRAAELLLTSAYFLSALALFYFTKNISII, from the coding sequence ATGACCAACATCCTTGACGATTATGCGCTTATGAGCCCCCTCAGGCACATAAATAACTGGTTGAAGCTGGCAATAGTCTTTTTCGGGCTGCTTGTAGGAGTTTCATCCACGTCCCCCATAACTCCTCTTTTTATAGCCCTCTGCATGAGCTTCACAACCGTTGCTCTCGGCAGGGCTTCCCTTAAATTATATCTGAAACTCCTGCTCGCACCTCTGGGCTTTGCACTCACAGGTGTGATTATAATTGCTTTTTTCTCTGGATCGGGGCAGGAGCTTCTGTCTTTTGAACTTGCAAGTTATCCTCTCTCGGTAAGGGCAGACGGGCTTGAACTTGCCTTGCTGGTGCTTTCACGGTCCTTAAGCGGGATGTGCTGCCTTTACTTCCTTGCGCTCACAACCCCTATGATAGAACTCTTTGCCGTGCTTAAAGCCTCCAGGCTTCCGGAATCGCTTATCGAGCTTTCCATGCTGATTTACCGGTACATTTTCGTTTTCCTGGACATGGCCCTTTCAATAAGGTATGCTCAGACTGTAAGACTCGGATATTCGAACTTCAGGCGTTCGATTCATTCTCTGGGTATGCTGGCAAGTACTCTCTTCGTCCGTTCCTGGGAGCAGGGAGACAAACTCTTCCTTGCCATGAATTCCAGGTGTTATGACGGAAAAATGACTCTCTTCGAAGTGCACAGACCTGTAAGGGCAGCGGAACTGTTACTGACCTCTGCCTATTTCCTTTCAGCTCTTGCACTTTTTTATTTTACAAAAAACATATCCATTATTTGA
- a CDS encoding energy-coupling factor ABC transporter permease — MHIMEGYLPTFWCLAWFAVSIPMILYGIYKMNKLVNEKREILPLLAVAGAFIFVLSSLKLPSVNGSCSHPTGTGIAAIIFGPAISAVLGTIVLIYQALFLAHGGLTTLGANVFSMGIIGPVVAYLIYKAGMKANLNFYLVVFLATAFGDWATYVTTSVQLALAYPAGNVLTFAGFMSMFGKFAGIFAFTQVPIAIMEGAVSALLFKYVVNVKSDILIEMKVLEDAVVRKLRGISA, encoded by the coding sequence ATGCATATAATGGAAGGTTATTTACCGACTTTCTGGTGTCTTGCCTGGTTTGCAGTGTCAATCCCCATGATACTGTACGGCATCTATAAAATGAATAAGCTGGTGAACGAAAAACGTGAAATTTTACCTCTCCTTGCTGTAGCAGGTGCGTTTATTTTTGTGCTATCTTCCCTTAAATTGCCCTCAGTAAACGGAAGCTGTTCTCACCCCACAGGTACAGGGATTGCAGCAATCATATTCGGGCCGGCAATCTCCGCAGTTCTTGGGACCATCGTACTCATCTATCAGGCACTTTTCCTTGCACACGGAGGACTCACAACCCTTGGAGCAAATGTCTTTTCCATGGGTATAATAGGCCCTGTGGTGGCATACCTGATATATAAGGCAGGGATGAAAGCAAATCTCAATTTCTATCTTGTGGTTTTCCTTGCTACTGCTTTTGGGGACTGGGCAACTTATGTGACTACCTCTGTTCAACTTGCTCTTGCATATCCTGCGGGAAATGTGCTTACCTTTGCAGGCTTTATGAGTATGTTCGGCAAATTTGCCGGTATCTTTGCATTTACCCAGGTGCCTATTGCGATCATGGAAGGAGCTGTCAGTGCCCTGCTCTTTAAGTATGTGGTCAACGTCAAGAGTGATATCCTGATTGAAATGAAAGTCCTTGAAGATGCGGTCGTAAGAAAACTAAGAGGGATTTCCGCATGA
- a CDS encoding glycosyltransferase family 4 protein yields the protein MKIAFVYDAVYPWIKGGAEVRIHELGKRLSLQGHEVHLFGIKWWEGEDVFQYEGMTLHGVCKARNLYVNGRRSISEALVFAVRLFPALMRERFDIIDVSVFPYFSCFTVKAISILKKAPAVFTWHEVWGDYWYEYLGKRQGFFGIVIETAVAKISKNNIAVSDWTKRRLEAIVETGGEIAVLPNGVDLKLISEIKPAGQVFAGNQGDKIYDIIFAGRLIKEKNVNVLIKAVSLLKEGFPEICCCIVGDGPERKSLEKLAQELEVQENMKFEGFQEYRALIGKIKASKVLVLPSSREGFGMVVIEAFACGVPVVTVREKYNAAQGLVEDGVDGFVVRLDEREIAEAVKKIFEKNSENKKTSEAAFNKAKKYDWNEIVENILLKYENG from the coding sequence ATGAAAATTGCCTTCGTATACGATGCTGTCTATCCCTGGATCAAAGGAGGCGCAGAAGTGCGCATTCATGAGCTGGGGAAGCGGCTTTCTTTACAGGGACATGAAGTGCATCTTTTCGGGATTAAATGGTGGGAAGGAGAAGATGTTTTTCAGTATGAAGGCATGACCCTTCACGGCGTCTGTAAAGCCAGGAACCTGTACGTAAACGGCAGACGTTCGATTTCTGAGGCTCTTGTGTTCGCTGTAAGGCTTTTCCCGGCTCTCATGAGAGAAAGGTTCGACATTATTGATGTAAGCGTATTTCCCTATTTTTCCTGTTTTACCGTAAAAGCAATTTCAATTCTGAAAAAGGCTCCTGCAGTATTCACATGGCATGAAGTATGGGGGGATTACTGGTATGAGTATCTTGGAAAAAGGCAGGGCTTTTTCGGGATTGTGATAGAAACAGCAGTTGCAAAAATATCTAAAAATAATATTGCAGTCTCTGACTGGACAAAAAGAAGACTTGAAGCCATTGTGGAGACGGGTGGAGAGATAGCAGTTCTGCCCAATGGGGTCGACCTGAAATTAATCTCTGAAATCAAACCAGCTGGTCAGGTTTTCGCGGGCAACCAGGGAGATAAAATTTATGATATTATCTTTGCAGGCAGGCTCATAAAAGAAAAAAATGTTAATGTTTTGATAAAAGCAGTCTCCCTGTTAAAAGAAGGTTTTCCTGAGATCTGCTGCTGCATCGTTGGAGACGGTCCAGAAAGGAAATCTCTCGAGAAACTTGCCCAGGAGCTCGAGGTGCAGGAAAATATGAAATTTGAAGGGTTTCAGGAGTACAGAGCACTAATTGGAAAAATTAAGGCTTCAAAGGTGCTTGTGCTTCCTTCTTCACGGGAAGGCTTCGGAATGGTTGTAATTGAGGCTTTTGCCTGTGGAGTGCCTGTAGTGACTGTGAGAGAAAAATATAACGCAGCACAGGGGCTTGTTGAAGATGGGGTTGATGGATTTGTTGTGAGGCTTGATGAGAGGGAAATTGCGGAGGCTGTGAAAAAAATATTTGAAAAAAACTCGGAAAACAAAAAGACCTCAGAAGCGGCATTTAATAAAGCTAAGAAGTATGACTGGAATGAAATAGTTGAGAATATCCTTTTGAAATATGAAAATGGATAA
- a CDS encoding energy-coupling factor ABC transporter substrate-binding protein: MSRKLELIVLAIVLIFAVQFIYMSSTTDAEYGGADGEAKDMINEITDGYEPIANPIWEPPSGEIESLLFGLQAAIGAGIIGYFFGYYKAKKNYENELGYKEKNKSEGDKHSL, translated from the coding sequence ATGAGTAGAAAACTGGAACTTATCGTACTAGCAATTGTCTTAATCTTTGCAGTGCAGTTCATTTATATGTCATCCACAACGGACGCTGAATACGGAGGAGCTGACGGAGAAGCTAAAGATATGATAAACGAGATCACCGACGGCTACGAACCAATTGCAAACCCTATCTGGGAGCCTCCAAGCGGGGAAATAGAAAGCCTTCTCTTTGGTCTTCAGGCAGCTATAGGCGCAGGGATCATCGGTTACTTCTTTGGCTATTACAAAGCCAAAAAAAACTATGAAAACGAACTTGGGTACAAAGAAAAAAACAAGTCCGAAGGCGACAAGCATTCCCTATAA
- a CDS encoding YqaA family protein encodes MLESLSGFIADYGYLNLFILSFLASTVLPFGSEALVIALVYQGFSPFTVVMVATTGNFLGSCTTYYLGLKGRHVLERYLSPSPEKLKKSERLFNKYGLYTLLFTWVPGIGDVITMVAGLMQLSFRSFSVLVFLGKFGRYFAIAYSVVFFSNF; translated from the coding sequence ATGCTTGAATCCCTGAGTGGCTTTATTGCAGATTACGGTTATCTGAATCTTTTTATCCTGAGTTTCCTGGCTTCGACGGTTTTGCCTTTCGGGTCGGAGGCTCTGGTAATCGCTCTTGTTTATCAGGGGTTCAGTCCTTTTACTGTAGTTATGGTAGCCACTACCGGCAACTTTCTTGGATCATGCACCACTTACTACCTGGGTTTAAAAGGGAGGCATGTGCTTGAAAGATATCTTTCCCCTTCTCCGGAGAAGCTTAAGAAAAGTGAGAGGCTTTTTAATAAATATGGGCTCTATACCCTGCTTTTTACCTGGGTTCCGGGTATAGGGGATGTAATTACCATGGTCGCAGGACTTATGCAGCTTTCTTTCAGGTCTTTTTCAGTCCTGGTTTTTCTTGGGAAATTCGGGCGTTATTTTGCAATTGCCTATTCTGTAGTATTTTTTAGTAATTTTTGA
- a CDS encoding glycosyltransferase family 2 protein, which yields MPSLSIVMPSMNEEETIRICIQKAQTIFKKYGIEGEIIVADNSSDRTAEIAASMGAKVIGPIKGYGNAYLKGLAEAKGDYIAIADADNTYDLLELDRFLDPLVAGEADFIMGTRLKGEIKAGAMPWLHQYIGNPILTGMLNFLFGTNISDAHCGMRAFTKEALEKMNLKTHGMELASEMVIEAARCRLRIKEVPITYYSRKAPSKLRSFQDGWRHVRFMMLYRPVPFLYLPGAFVFILGFLITASLILTESAAYNRLHSFILGSMLLIIGGQILATGGYMKTYGLIHGIYRDSRAGRKLLDYHSLEKELLAGSLILGSGFILGLKVAYTWVSSGYGSLEEVESAVVSMVLAAVGLQLIFSAIFVSVMLLEVDTDW from the coding sequence ATGCCCTCTCTTTCTATCGTAATGCCTTCAATGAATGAGGAAGAAACTATCCGTATTTGCATACAGAAAGCTCAGACTATATTCAAAAAATATGGTATAGAGGGGGAAATTATAGTTGCGGATAATTCTTCGGACAGAACAGCAGAGATTGCAGCATCCATGGGTGCAAAAGTAATAGGTCCGATAAAAGGGTACGGAAATGCCTACCTCAAAGGGCTGGCAGAAGCTAAGGGGGATTATATTGCTATTGCAGATGCAGACAACACTTACGATCTCCTTGAGCTTGACAGATTTCTGGATCCCCTTGTGGCAGGAGAAGCCGATTTTATAATGGGCACACGGCTTAAGGGCGAAATCAAAGCAGGGGCTATGCCCTGGCTGCATCAGTATATAGGAAATCCCATTCTGACAGGAATGCTTAATTTCCTGTTCGGGACAAACATCTCAGACGCACACTGCGGGATGAGGGCTTTTACTAAAGAAGCCCTTGAGAAAATGAATCTTAAAACTCATGGCATGGAACTTGCTTCCGAGATGGTAATCGAAGCTGCAAGATGTAGGCTTCGGATTAAAGAAGTTCCCATAACATATTATTCACGCAAAGCTCCCTCCAAACTGCGCTCTTTTCAGGATGGCTGGCGGCACGTAAGGTTCATGATGCTGTACAGACCGGTCCCTTTCCTCTATCTTCCCGGAGCTTTCGTATTTATTCTGGGTTTTCTTATAACCGCCTCCCTTATTCTCACGGAAAGTGCTGCATATAACCGGTTACACTCATTTATTCTGGGCAGCATGCTCCTGATTATTGGCGGGCAAATCCTGGCTACTGGCGGATATATGAAAACATACGGTCTTATTCACGGCATATATCGGGACAGCAGAGCAGGCAGGAAGTTGCTGGACTACCATTCCCTTGAAAAAGAACTGCTAGCAGGTTCCCTTATCCTGGGCTCAGGCTTCATACTCGGGCTGAAAGTTGCTTATACATGGGTCAGTTCTGGATATGGCTCTCTTGAAGAAGTGGAATCTGCAGTTGTTTCAATGGTGCTTGCAGCAGTAGGGCTTCAGCTCATTTTTTCTGCAATCTTCGTAAGTGTAATGCTCCTTGAAGTTGATACAGACTGGTAA